In a single window of the Roseiconus lacunae genome:
- a CDS encoding GntP family permease, with translation MPTLIDAALFGLPDPFGFLTTEAVAQSTPHMFGLTSLFGQPCLGQPCFLAQAAESVVAETTLQPAPLIALLAIGIALLLVLILKLKLSAFLALLIVSVLVAATSRLVNPEAVPLTQVADTIVTSMGGALGFIATIIGVGAIFGAILEHSGGTQSLANYLVRKFGAKHAPWAMLLTGFIISVPVFLDVALVILAPLLYALARDTKRPFLHFGLPLVAGLAVTHGFVPPTPGPVAVAYFLGVNLGWVILFGVLVGLPTALICGPPLCILLSKGVELPMPEEEFIEETKVELPSVGFILALIGLPIGMILANTIVEQWYASGLPEGLSRQERGAQLSQLLADSPLPMQLISFFGHPVIALLISTIIALYFLGTRRGVDRETLLDISTKALGPAGIIILITGAGGVFKGVLAATGITDAMEIMFADSGISVLLLAWMFATLIRIAQGSATVAMLTAAGLMGNFTVGMTQPQLALIAVAIAAGATGFSHVNDSGFWMISRYFKMSEGQTLRTWGVISTCISFVGFGIATILWQFFG, from the coding sequence GTGCCAACCTTGATCGATGCTGCTTTGTTCGGACTGCCGGACCCATTCGGATTCTTGACGACCGAGGCTGTCGCCCAATCGACACCTCACATGTTTGGACTGACGAGTCTTTTCGGGCAACCTTGTTTGGGACAGCCTTGTTTTCTAGCTCAAGCCGCGGAGTCCGTCGTCGCCGAAACGACGCTTCAGCCGGCGCCGTTGATCGCCTTGCTGGCGATCGGAATTGCGTTGCTGCTAGTGCTCATTTTAAAGCTAAAACTTTCCGCATTCCTGGCGCTCTTGATCGTTTCGGTCCTCGTCGCGGCGACCAGTCGGTTGGTGAACCCCGAAGCGGTCCCGTTGACGCAAGTCGCCGATACGATCGTCACCAGCATGGGCGGCGCCCTCGGTTTTATCGCCACCATTATCGGCGTCGGCGCGATCTTTGGGGCGATCCTAGAACACAGCGGCGGCACTCAATCGCTCGCCAATTACTTGGTGCGAAAGTTTGGCGCCAAACACGCGCCCTGGGCAATGTTGCTAACCGGCTTCATCATTTCTGTACCGGTGTTCTTGGACGTCGCCTTGGTGATCCTCGCTCCGTTGCTGTACGCCCTGGCACGAGACACCAAACGTCCGTTCCTACACTTCGGGTTGCCACTGGTCGCGGGGCTCGCGGTCACTCACGGCTTTGTACCGCCAACTCCGGGACCGGTCGCGGTCGCCTATTTCCTTGGCGTCAATCTGGGTTGGGTGATCCTGTTCGGTGTCCTGGTCGGACTGCCCACGGCGTTGATCTGCGGTCCTCCTCTTTGCATCCTGCTCAGCAAGGGCGTCGAACTCCCGATGCCGGAAGAAGAGTTCATCGAAGAGACCAAAGTTGAGCTTCCGTCGGTCGGTTTTATCCTGGCGTTAATCGGATTGCCGATCGGAATGATTCTGGCCAATACCATTGTCGAACAGTGGTATGCATCAGGTTTACCCGAAGGCCTATCCCGTCAAGAACGCGGTGCCCAACTTTCGCAGTTACTCGCCGACAGCCCGCTGCCGATGCAGTTAATCTCGTTCTTTGGTCACCCCGTCATCGCGTTGCTAATCTCGACCATCATCGCGTTGTATTTCCTTGGCACCCGCCGCGGTGTTGACCGCGAAACGTTACTGGACATTTCGACCAAGGCCCTGGGACCGGCGGGAATCATCATCCTGATCACCGGTGCCGGCGGTGTCTTCAAAGGCGTGCTTGCGGCGACTGGGATCACCGATGCGATGGAGATCATGTTCGCCGACTCGGGCATCTCGGTGCTGCTACTGGCATGGATGTTCGCCACACTGATCCGAATCGCCCAGGGTTCCGCGACGGTTGCGATGCTGACCGCGGCCGGGTTGATGGGGAACTTCACGGTCGGCATGACGCAGCCTCAACTGGCTCTGATCGCGGTCGCGATTGCTGCCGGTGCGACGGGCTTCTCTCATGTCAACGATTCCGGATTCTGGATGATTTCCCGGTACTTCAAAATGAGCGAAGGACAAACGCTTCGTACCTGGGGCGTGATCTCGACGTGTATCTCCTTCGTCGGCTTCGGCATCGCTACCATCCTTTGGCAATTCTTCGGCTGA
- a CDS encoding nucleotide pyrophosphohydrolase produces the protein MSDTPNHSDQTATVRHLRDVVERFVAERDWHSFHNPKNLTMSLAIETGELMEHFQWLTLEESAVVKDDPKRKHDVGEELADCLSYLLALANMMDIDVTTTLEAKMKRNAIKYPVP, from the coding sequence ATGAGTGACACTCCCAACCACAGCGATCAGACGGCGACGGTTCGGCACCTGCGTGACGTCGTCGAACGGTTCGTTGCCGAACGTGACTGGCATTCGTTCCACAACCCGAAAAACCTGACGATGTCGTTAGCCATCGAAACAGGTGAATTGATGGAACACTTCCAGTGGTTGACGTTGGAAGAATCTGCGGTCGTCAAAGACGACCCCAAACGTAAGCATGACGTCGGCGAAGAACTTGCCGATTGCTTGTCATACCTGCTCGCGCTGGCAAACATGATGGACATCGATGTCACCACGACGCTGGAAGCAAAGATGAAACGCAACGCGATCAAGTATCCCGTCCCCTGA
- the metF gene encoding methylenetetrahydrofolate reductase [NAD(P)H] — protein MTSTTKLADQYRGEGCTISFELFPPKTDKGMQLMERNVERLTQFGPAFFTCTYGAGGSTQTKTLDVVQRVRQATDLPVASHLTCVGLTVDQLCDYLREAKQRGADYIVALRGDPPQGSTEFQAVAGGLRYANELVELIRSEFADEFGIAVAGYPEVHQEAIDAATDLTNLKRKVDAGADVVVTQLFYDNDDFYRFRDACDQAGIHVPIVPGILPVTNFRQAERIAGLCKARIPDQLAAAMNAVEDDAEQFEIGVEHARKQTIDLLENQVAGIHYYVLNKSDAAEKMLEGLSLGKV, from the coding sequence ATGACTTCCACGACCAAGCTTGCCGATCAATACCGAGGCGAGGGCTGCACCATTTCGTTCGAACTGTTTCCCCCAAAAACGGACAAAGGGATGCAGCTGATGGAACGTAATGTTGAACGATTGACACAGTTCGGTCCCGCGTTTTTCACGTGCACCTATGGGGCGGGCGGATCGACCCAAACAAAAACACTCGATGTCGTTCAGCGGGTTCGTCAAGCGACGGATTTACCCGTCGCATCGCACCTGACTTGCGTCGGGCTGACGGTGGACCAGCTATGTGATTATTTGCGAGAAGCAAAACAACGCGGGGCCGACTACATCGTTGCCTTGCGCGGCGATCCACCCCAGGGCAGCACCGAATTTCAAGCCGTCGCAGGTGGGCTGCGTTACGCCAATGAATTGGTGGAATTGATCCGTAGCGAATTCGCCGACGAGTTTGGTATCGCCGTCGCGGGTTATCCGGAAGTTCATCAAGAGGCCATCGATGCGGCGACCGATTTGACCAACCTAAAACGAAAGGTCGATGCCGGTGCCGACGTTGTGGTGACGCAGTTGTTCTATGACAACGACGATTTCTATCGTTTCAGAGACGCGTGCGATCAGGCGGGGATCCATGTCCCAATCGTCCCAGGCATTCTGCCGGTGACCAATTTTCGGCAAGCCGAACGAATTGCCGGTTTGTGCAAAGCCCGTATCCCAGATCAACTGGCCGCCGCGATGAACGCCGTCGAAGACGACGCGGAGCAGTTTGAAATCGGTGTCGAGCATGCTCGCAAGCAGACGATCGATCTACTCGAGAACCAAGTCGCCGGCATCCATTACTACGTGCTCAACAAAAGCGACGCGGCCGAAAAAATGCTCGAAGGTCTTTCGCTGGGCAAGGTGTAG
- a CDS encoding glycosyltransferase family 9 protein yields MSAGERTPKSEFRKRRDEQATTPTPVIATIPVDDLTRPHFLVSRMSAIGDTILTLPVACALRDRFPNATISWVVEEKSSPMVRRHRAVDNVIVLERGWFTSPKRLRAARKQLRELNVDISVDCQGMTKSSLACYLSGAAHRVGYAGKHARELSRWFSNVKINPVFHHLTDRSLELLIPLGINSPTIRWDLPVAAPARAWAQRYRSTIDSPKVAILNPGATWHSKRWLPERFGETARYLRDRYGYQSIAVWGTPLDRAMATDIVSTSQGAAILAPDTDLQHLAAMIETSDLFISNDTGPLHMAVAVGTQTIGLYGATQPGDSGPYGQIAIQKAVETGNSRQRRQASNQAMRAIEVRHVCEAIDQIESERKLLVAA; encoded by the coding sequence ATGTCAGCTGGCGAACGAACACCGAAATCCGAGTTTCGGAAACGTAGGGACGAACAAGCGACGACACCGACTCCCGTCATCGCGACGATTCCGGTCGATGATCTAACACGACCGCATTTTCTGGTCAGCCGGATGAGTGCGATCGGGGACACGATCCTAACGCTGCCGGTCGCATGCGCGTTGCGAGACCGATTTCCCAATGCGACGATCTCTTGGGTCGTCGAAGAGAAATCCTCGCCGATGGTGCGGCGTCATCGTGCGGTGGACAATGTGATTGTTTTGGAACGCGGCTGGTTCACGTCGCCGAAACGATTGCGTGCGGCACGAAAGCAACTCCGCGAATTGAACGTCGATATCTCGGTCGACTGCCAAGGCATGACCAAATCCAGTTTGGCATGCTATTTGTCGGGCGCCGCGCATCGAGTCGGCTACGCCGGTAAGCATGCTCGCGAATTGAGTCGCTGGTTTTCGAACGTCAAAATCAATCCGGTATTTCATCACCTCACCGACCGTTCGCTGGAGCTTTTGATCCCGCTCGGAATCAACTCGCCAACGATCCGCTGGGATCTGCCCGTCGCCGCCCCGGCACGCGCGTGGGCGCAGCGTTACCGGAGCACCATCGATTCACCCAAGGTCGCGATCCTGAATCCCGGGGCGACTTGGCACAGCAAACGTTGGTTACCCGAACGGTTTGGTGAAACGGCGCGATACCTTCGTGATCGTTACGGTTACCAATCGATCGCGGTCTGGGGCACGCCGCTCGATCGCGCGATGGCGACCGATATCGTTTCCACCAGCCAGGGCGCCGCAATCTTGGCCCCCGACACCGACCTGCAACACCTAGCCGCGATGATTGAAACCTCGGATCTGTTTATCAGCAACGACACCGGTCCACTACATATGGCCGTCGCGGTGGGGACCCAAACGATCGGTCTTTATGGCGCCACGCAACCAGGTGACAGCGGCCCGTACGGCCAGATCGCGATCCAAAAAGCGGTCGAAACCGGGAACTCAAGACAACGACGCCAGGCATCTAATCAAGCGATGCGGGCCATCGAAGTTCGGCACGTTTGCGAAGCGATCGACCAGATCGAAAGTGAACGCAAACTGTTGGTCGCCGCTTGA